In Emys orbicularis isolate rEmyOrb1 chromosome 12, rEmyOrb1.hap1, whole genome shotgun sequence, one genomic interval encodes:
- the LOC135886121 gene encoding olfactory receptor 4M1-like, protein MEQGNCTGATEFILMGLSQTQEVQLLLFFFFLLFYIIILPGNFLIIFTIQSDPCLSSPMYFFLANLAFLDICYCSVTPPKMVADFFSLCKTISYGGCMAQLFFLHFLGGAEAFLLMAMAYDRYVAICKPLHYATLVNREICCTLVGAAWAGGFVHGIILFGLSIQLPFCGPNILDNFFCDVHQLVKLACADTYAVEMIMFLNNGVVIMMCFILLIISYAALLLRLRTHSPRWESKVASTCVSHIIVVFVMCGPAIYIYALPFRAAPLEKVVAVFHTVVFPLTNPMIYTLRNKEIKSSMRKLINRRLTFQSWAVQLLKKNLTMSGFA, encoded by the coding sequence ATGGAGCAGGGGAACTGCACGGGGGCGACAGAGTTCATACTGATGGGACTATCCCAGACGCAGGAGGTCCAGCTtctcctctttttcttcttcctgcTCTTCTACATCATCATCCTCCCAGGGAATTTCCTCATTATCTTCACCATCCAGAGTGACCCCTGCCTGAGCTCCCCCATGTATTTTTTCCTGGCTAATCTGGCCTTCCTGGACATCTGCTACTGCTCCGTCACCCCTCCGAAGATGGTGGCTGACTTCTTCTCCCTCTGCAAGACCATCTCCTATGGGGGCTGCATGGCCCAGCTTTTCTTCCTCCACTTCCTGGGGGGCGCCGAGGCCTTCCTGCTCATGGCCATGGCCTATGaccgctacgtggccatctgtaAACCTCTGCACTATGCCACGCTCGTGAACAGAGAGATCTGCTGCACCCTGGTGGGGGCAGCGTGGGCAGGGGGCTTCGTTCATGGCATCATCCTCTTTGGTCTGTCCATCCAGCTGCCCTTCTGTGGCCCCAACATCCTGGACAACTTCTTCTGTGACGTCCATCAgctggtgaagctggcctgcgctGACACCTACGCGGTGGAGATGATCATGTTCCTCAACAATGGTGTGGTCATCATGATGTGCTTCATCCTCCTCATCATATCCTATGCTGCCCTGCTGCTCCGGCTGCGGACTCACTCCCCCAGGTGGGAGAGCAAAGTGGCCTCCACCTGTGTATCACACATCATCGTGGTCTTCGTGATGTGCGGCCCGGCCATCTACATCTATGCCCTGCCCTTCCGGGCTGCCCCCCTGGAGAAGGTGGTGGCTGTGTTCCACACTGTGGTCTTCCCCCTCACCAACCCCATGATCTACaccctgaggaacaaggagatcaAAAGCTCCATGAGGAAGTTAATCAACAG